In Rissa tridactyla isolate bRisTri1 chromosome 8, bRisTri1.patW.cur.20221130, whole genome shotgun sequence, one genomic interval encodes:
- the AQP8 gene encoding aquaporin-8: MSLHLRFLKSSSPQHLLDRARGTDCDQESACSAPAPLMAADERGHFPAKETMVDIDIKAKPLQPHWYERYVQPCVAELLGSALFIFIGCLSVVENTEGTGRLQPALAHGLALGLTIAILGDISGGHFNPAVSLCVWLVGGLNITMLIPYWLSQLCGGMIGAGLAKAVAATERYVNASGGAFSSIMADEQIPSVLVGEIVMTAFLVLAVCMGAVNGKTKTPLAPFCIGFTVTVNILAGGGVSGACMNPARAFGPALVANYWDYHWVYWVGPTVAALLVGLLVRLLLGDWTIRLLLK; this comes from the exons ATGAGCCTCCACCTCCGGTTTCTCAAGTCCTCCAGTCCGCAGCATCTCCTCGATCGTGCTCGTGGCACTGACTGTGACCAGGAatctgcctgctctgctcctgccccgctcATGGCCGCTGACGAGCGTGGTCACTTCCCAGCAAAGGAGACGATGGTGGACATCGACATCAAGGCCAAGCCCTTGCAGCCTCACTGGTACGAGCGCTACGTCCAGCCCTGCGTGGCGGAGCTGCTGGGCAGCGCGCTCTTCATCTTCATCGGCTGCCTCTCCGTGGTCGAGAACACGGAGGGCACGGGGAGGCTGCAGCCCGCCCTGGCACAcgggctggccctggggctcaccaTCGCCATCCTGGGGGACATCAG CGGAGGCCACTTCAACCCTGCCGTGTCCTTGTGCGTGTGGCTGGTTGGTGGGCTGAACATCACGATGCTCATTCCTTACTGGCTCTCCCAGCTCTGCGGAGGGATGATAGGAGCCGGTCTGGCAAAG GCCGTGGCGGCGACTGAGCGGTACGTGAATGCCAGCGGAGGAGCCTTCAGCAGCATCATGGCCGACGAGCAGATCCCCTCCGTCCTCGTGGGCGAGATTGTCATGACCGCCTTCCTGGTCCTCGCGGTCTGCATGGGCGCCGTCAATGGGAAGACCAAGACCCCGCTGGCACCTTTCTGCATCGGCTTCACGGTCACGGTCAACATCCTGGCGGG AGGTGGCGTGTCCGGAGCCTGCATGAATCCTGCCAGAGCCTTCGGGCCAGCTCTGGTAGCAAACTACTGGGACTATCACTGGGTTTACTGGGTAGGACCCACGGTTGCTGCCCTCCTTGTCGGTTTGCTGGTGAG GCTCCTCCTCGGCGACTGGACCATCCGCCTGCTCCTGAAGTGA